A genomic region of Bosea sp. 124 contains the following coding sequences:
- a CDS encoding helix-turn-helix transcriptional regulator, whose product MKFFRFDIGARATQASRFIGGVRNELLKALTEEKQNGVTQQELAEKLKVPRSELNSQLAGNSGLTLRAISDLAWALGRDITFELKPREAKPGQNSVAETSTMSGNTLTVVGAMAHSSTLPSRPQVRIISRATAK is encoded by the coding sequence GTGAAGTTCTTTCGCTTTGACATTGGCGCCAGAGCAACCCAGGCGAGCCGCTTCATAGGCGGCGTTCGGAACGAACTTCTGAAAGCACTGACCGAAGAAAAGCAGAACGGCGTCACGCAGCAGGAGCTTGCGGAAAAGCTGAAAGTGCCTCGATCCGAACTCAACAGCCAGCTTGCCGGCAATTCAGGCCTGACTCTCCGTGCGATTTCCGATCTCGCCTGGGCCTTGGGCCGGGACATCACATTTGAGTTGAAACCCCGCGAGGCGAAGCCGGGCCAGAACAGCGTTGCGGAAACATCGACGATGAGCGGCAACACGCTGACGGTGGTTGGCGCTATGGCTCACAGCTCCACCCTGCCCTCTCGCCCGCAAGTCCGCATCATTTCGCGTGCAACCGCTAAATAA